The Brevibacterium atlanticum genome segment GCGGTGAACCGGAAATGGCAGACACTACTACTGTTGATCCTCGGCATCATCGCCATCGTCGTCGGCGTCCAGATCGCCATGCAGATCCCCGCGATGTTCGCCACGGCATTCGGCTGATGACCCCGAACCTCCGGAACCGGGGATTCCCTCGCCGAGGCGGCTCATCCCGCCGATTCCGCGTGCATCTGCCTTCCCTGTCGACCGTTGCCACCACATGGAGGAGTCACCCATGAGTCTGTTGTCCCAGCCTTCACTCGACCGCGTGCCGGCCCCGCCGGCGGACGGGCGTCTCCGCTTCTTCGACGATAGCGGCTGCGCGGCCGCTGTCATTCCGACTGATCGGCGTTCGAACCACGCCCCGACGATACTGGCATTGCGGGGAGGCGGACTGTTGGCCGCCTGGTTCGGCGGCAGCGATGAGGGCAACAAGGACATCGACATCCTCCTCTCCCGGTTCGACGTGGGCTCGGGGGAGTGGTCAGCCTCGGTGAGTGTCACCCACGATGACATCCGATCCGATCAGAACCCCGGACTCTTCGAAGAACCGGACGGGACCGTGTGGCTCGTCTACACCTCCCAACTCTCCCGACAGTCGGGAGTGCCGGAGACCTTCAACCTCCAGCACACCTCCGTGGTCAAGGTGATCCGCTCGAGTGACAGTGGAGCAACCTGGGGTGAACCGGAGATGCTGTTCGACCGGGAGGGAACGTTCTGCCGCCAGCCCATTCAGATCCTCGCAGATGGGACGTGGGTGCACACGCAATGGCTGTGCTTTGACGATGATTCCAAGAACGGCTCAGATCAACCGGTCGTGCAGATCTCACAGGACCAGGGAGACACCTGGCGTCAGATAGAGTTCCCTGCCGCCGCAGGTCGGGTCCACCCGAACATCGTGGAGCTCGCACCTGGCCGGCTGGTGTGCCTGTTCAGATCGCGCTTCGCCGACTGGGTCTACCTCAGTCGATCCGACGATGGAGGAGAGACCTGGTCGGCGCCGGAGGCCACAGAGATCCCCAACAACAATGCCGGTCTCAGCGCCTTCCTGCTGCCGTCGGGCATGCTCGCGTTGGTGTCGAACGAGCACCAGGCGGCCACCGCACTCGGAGAGGTGATCTGGCCGTACGAGCGGATGCGGATCGTCATCGCCGTGTCGAACGATGAGGGGCGCACGTGGCCCGTGCGTCGAGTCATCGAGTCCGGTGACGGGTTCGCCGGTGAAGGCAATCTGCGCAGCAATCGCCGACAGGAGTACCCGCACGGCATCGTCGACACCGACGGACTCATCCACATCGTGTATGCCTACAGCTCTCGACGAGCGATTCGGCACGTCGTCTTCGACGAGGCCTGGATCTCCGGAGTCGACGACCAGGTCCACACTGACTGCAAGCTCTGGGGCTGAGGCGCGGAACTTGAGCTCGACCTGGGAGGCCTGACGAAATACAGGAGTCCCGGGACTCCTGTGCGGCCCTGTGCTCTCAGCTCTGCTGGGCGTTGCCCATCCGGTCGACTCGGACCACGGTGATGCCTCGGTCCTCGAACGGTGCGGTCTGCGCGGCGTCGGCCGTATCATCGGTGACCAGCGTCCAGCCGCTGCCGAGGTCAGCCCACGCGTGGAACGGCCGCTGTCCGAGCTTCTCGGCGTGTGCGACGACGAAGACGTGGGTGGCTCGGCGGCTCATCAGCTCCTTGAGTCGCACCTGTTCGGGAAGGGCCTCGCACACCCCGTCCTCGGCGGTGACGGCATCGGCGCCGAGGAAGGCGAAGTCGAAGGTGAATTTCTCCAGCCCCGCCTCGGTGATGGGGCCGATGAAGCCTTGGCTGACGGGGCGGTAGCGGCCGCCAAGCAGGGTGAACTCGACGTCCTCGAGATCGGCCATCTGCTGCAGAGAGGTGAGCCCGGAGGACACGACAGACAGCGGGGCCGTGTCACGGAGTGCGCGCGCGATCTGCGCAGTGGTCGTTCCGGCGTCGAGGAGGACATGTGACCCCGCGGGCACCTGCCGGGCGCACCAGGAGCCGATGGCACGTTTGACCTCGGGTGCCTCATGGGAGCGTTCTGCCAGGGTGGTCTCCGACTCTGTGGGGACTGCGATGACTCCGCCGTAGGTGCGGGCCAGTTCCCCGGAGTCGGTGAGCTTCGCGAGGTCGCGACGGATCGTCGACGCGGTGACCCCGAGCATCTCGGACAGGGTCTCGACACTCATCTCGCCCTGAGTTCTGACGAGTTGAAGGATCTCCTCACGCCGTTCGCCTGCGTTCATCTCACTCCTGATCAGTTGCCGTTGATCGCCACTGTATCGCGGATCCGTGGCGCTGACCGCGCAGAACTCAGACCACGGCCAGGGCGGCGGCCTGCCGCATGGCCTCACTCATCGATTCGGTGTCGACCGTGCCGGTGCCGGCGATGTCGAATGCGGTGCCGTGGTCGACCGAGGTGCGGATGACCGGCAGGCCGACGGTGATGTTGACTCCGGCGTCGATGCCGAGGACCTTGATCGGCCCGTGACCCTGATCGTGGTACATCGCCACGATGAGGTCGTAGTCGCCGCGGCCGGCGAGGAAGAAAGCGGTATCGGCCGACAACGGCCCCGCGGCGTCGATATCGTCGGACTGGAGCTTCCTGATCGCCGGAGCGATCTTCTCCTCCTCTTCGCCATAGCCGAAGAGGCCGTTCTCGCCGGCGTGCGGGTTGATCGCGCAGACGCCGATGTGCGGACGTTCGATCCCGGCCCGAACGAGGGCGTCGTGACCGCGGCGGACGGTGCGTTCGACGAGACCGGGCTCGATCTTCGCCACGGCATCGATGAGGCCGATGTGCGTGGTCACGTGGATGACGCGCAGCTTGGGGGAGGAGAGCATCATCGAGACCTCCTCGGTCCCGGTGAGCGAGGCGAGCATCTCGGTGTGCCCGGGGTACTTGTGCCCGGCGGAGTGCAGCGCCTCCTTGTTCAGCGGTGCGGTGCAGATTGCCTGCACCTCACCGGACATCGCCAGGTGGGCGGCTCGTTCGATGTAACGGAACGCGGCATCGCCGGCCACCGAAGAGAGTTCACCCCAGGGCAGATCGCCCGGCAGAAGATCGAGGTCGATGACGTTGATGACCCCGTCGCCCGGCTCGGCCTGAGCCGGGGAGTCGACCCGGCGGATCTCGACAACAGTGCCGAGTACCTCAGCAGCTTGTCGGAGCCTGGCGGCATCGCCGATGACGACAGGAGCGGCGACGGCGAGCACCGATGGGTCGAGGCAGGCGGCAATGCAGATCTCGGGGCCGACGCCGGCCCCGTCGCCCATGGTCACTGCGACTGTGGGAAGCGCGTTCATTGACTCTCCTTCGTGGTTCGCGACAGTGGCCGCGGCGGTCGTGTTGGGCTCACCGGTGGTCAGAGCCGCGTGGATGAGGGTAAGGGAATCGGGTCCGCCCTGGCCGCCGGGCCGGGTGACGACGGCGGCGAGGCCGACATCGTCGGCAATGCTCGCCGAGGTGGTCCCGACTGTGGACAGCACCGCCCCCGGGTGGATCTCGCGGATCGTCTCGATCCGGTGCACGCCGAGGCGGTCGAACACGGCTCGTGCCGTCTCGCCGCCGGCGGCGGCGAGGGCGACGGGGCCGAACTCCCTGAGAACACGGGTGGTGAGTTCGGCGAGGAGCTTCGGCAGCGGCCGGGGATCGACGTTCGTTCCCGTGCCGGTGAGTCGGACGACGAGGTGGCTCTCGGTCAGCGCCGAGCGCACACGTCCGACGGTCTCGTGCAGTCGGTCAGGGCTGTCGGTCCACGCGGCCACCTCGGCGGCCGGCAATTCGATCACATGGGTGTTCGAGTGGCCGAGCAGGTGCGCGACCTGGGCATCGATCCGTTCCGCGGCACTGCCGAGCAGCGTGAGGACGCGAGCGGCCGTGGGTGCGGCGACGGTGGGCTTCGGCCGATTCGTCGCCGTGCCGTCCGGCCCGGCGGGGGAGACACCGCGGCGCTCGGCCAGGTCGGTTCCGCGGCGTTCGGCCAGGGCGCGCGCGAGCGCGGAGGTGCCGACGAGGATGGCCGAGGTCGACTCGGCGAGCGCGGCGATGCGGGTGAGATCCTCCATGGTCTCGGCATCGGCGGTGATGAGGCGCTCGCCGCCGAAGTCGGCATTCGAGGCGTCGACACTGGTTTCCGAACTGACAGCGGCGTCGTTGAAGAAGTCGGCAATATCGGTACCAGGCAGCGATCGCAGTTCGTCGAGGTCGATATGGCGGGCAGGGACGGGGCACAAGTCCGAAAGCGTCTCCGGTGCGCTGCCGTCCTCGAGGCTCCAGGCGCGGGTGCTGCTCAGCCGAATTCCGTTATCGAAGGGCACTCCGCCGATGACCGTGCGGCTCTGCTGCGGAAGTGCCGGAGCGAAGATCACGGGTCCGCTCGCGTGGTCGATGGCCGCGGCGAGCGCAGCGCGGATGTTGCCGCGCAGCAGAGAATCGACCTTGATGAGCGTAGTGCGGGACGAGCCGAAGTCATCAAGCGCCGCCGAAATGCGGGCGCCGGCCGACTCGGCCGGCAGATAACGGCAGTCGAGATCGACGACGGTGTCCCGGGAATCTGTCTCGGGCGCCTCGGCGACGGATCGATCGGAATCTGCGCCAGCGTTCGCCTCGGCGATGGTGTCATCTGAGCCGGTTGCGGACTCTGTACTCGACGAGGTGAGCACGATCGGGGTGCCCGGATCGAGGGTGGCGGCGACCTCGGCGGCTCCGCTGAGATCGTCGGCGATGACCAGGACACCGGATTCGCCTGCTGACATGGCACTCCTTTGCGTCCGGTCCGGCTGAACATCTCTACACTGACATGTGTGCGCGAAATGCGCAAGTTGTTGCACGATCCACGCATAAGTGGGAAGATCGAGACATCGACGATCTGCCCCACTCAACGAGGAGACTCTCTTGACCACAGACTCGACCATCGCGCTCGACGGAGTCTCCGTCCCCTTGTCCCGGCTGGTGCTCGGCACCATGACCTTCGGTGACACCGTGTCCGAGACCGTCGCGCACGAGGTTTTCGAAGCGGCGATCGACGCGGGCATCACCGGCATCGACACAGCCAACGGCTACGCGAAGTCGACGACCGAATCGCTCATCTCGCCACTCGTGAAGAAGCATCGCGAGCAGATCGTGCTCGCGACCAAAGCCGGCATGCCCCACGACGACGCCGGTGAGCATTCACCCCTGTCGGCCGCGGGACTGCGTGCGAGCGTCGAAGGATCGCTGCGCCGCCTCGACGTCGATTCGGT includes the following:
- a CDS encoding sialidase family protein, with the protein product MSLLSQPSLDRVPAPPADGRLRFFDDSGCAAAVIPTDRRSNHAPTILALRGGGLLAAWFGGSDEGNKDIDILLSRFDVGSGEWSASVSVTHDDIRSDQNPGLFEEPDGTVWLVYTSQLSRQSGVPETFNLQHTSVVKVIRSSDSGATWGEPEMLFDREGTFCRQPIQILADGTWVHTQWLCFDDDSKNGSDQPVVQISQDQGDTWRQIEFPAAAGRVHPNIVELAPGRLVCLFRSRFADWVYLSRSDDGGETWSAPEATEIPNNNAGLSAFLLPSGMLALVSNEHQAATALGEVIWPYERMRIVIAVSNDEGRTWPVRRVIESGDGFAGEGNLRSNRRQEYPHGIVDTDGLIHIVYAYSSRRAIRHVVFDEAWISGVDDQVHTDCKLWG
- the pdxA gene encoding 4-hydroxythreonine-4-phosphate dehydrogenase PdxA; this translates as MSAGESGVLVIADDLSGAAEVAATLDPGTPIVLTSSSTESATGSDDTIAEANAGADSDRSVAEAPETDSRDTVVDLDCRYLPAESAGARISAALDDFGSSRTTLIKVDSLLRGNIRAALAAAIDHASGPVIFAPALPQQSRTVIGGVPFDNGIRLSSTRAWSLEDGSAPETLSDLCPVPARHIDLDELRSLPGTDIADFFNDAAVSSETSVDASNADFGGERLITADAETMEDLTRIAALAESTSAILVGTSALARALAERRGTDLAERRGVSPAGPDGTATNRPKPTVAAPTAARVLTLLGSAAERIDAQVAHLLGHSNTHVIELPAAEVAAWTDSPDRLHETVGRVRSALTESHLVVRLTGTGTNVDPRPLPKLLAELTTRVLREFGPVALAAAGGETARAVFDRLGVHRIETIREIHPGAVLSTVGTTSASIADDVGLAAVVTRPGGQGGPDSLTLIHAALTTGEPNTTAAATVANHEGESMNALPTVAVTMGDGAGVGPEICIAACLDPSVLAVAAPVVIGDAARLRQAAEVLGTVVEIRRVDSPAQAEPGDGVINVIDLDLLPGDLPWGELSSVAGDAAFRYIERAAHLAMSGEVQAICTAPLNKEALHSAGHKYPGHTEMLASLTGTEEVSMMLSSPKLRVIHVTTHIGLIDAVAKIEPGLVERTVRRGHDALVRAGIERPHIGVCAINPHAGENGLFGYGEEEEKIAPAIRKLQSDDIDAAGPLSADTAFFLAGRGDYDLIVAMYHDQGHGPIKVLGIDAGVNITVGLPVIRTSVDHGTAFDIAGTGTVDTESMSEAMRQAAALAVV
- a CDS encoding DeoR/GlpR family DNA-binding transcription regulator, with translation MNAGERREEILQLVRTQGEMSVETLSEMLGVTASTIRRDLAKLTDSGELARTYGGVIAVPTESETTLAERSHEAPEVKRAIGSWCARQVPAGSHVLLDAGTTTAQIARALRDTAPLSVVSSGLTSLQQMADLEDVEFTLLGGRYRPVSQGFIGPITEAGLEKFTFDFAFLGADAVTAEDGVCEALPEQVRLKELMSRRATHVFVVAHAEKLGQRPFHAWADLGSGWTLVTDDTADAAQTAPFEDRGITVVRVDRMGNAQQS